The Pleuronectes platessa chromosome 13, fPlePla1.1, whole genome shotgun sequence genome includes a window with the following:
- the LOC128454811 gene encoding homer protein homolog 3: MFPHHREREQPIFSARAHVFQIDPTTKRNWIPASKHAVSVSFFYDANRNVYRIISVGGTKAIINCTITPSMTFTKTSQKFGQWADSRANTVYGLGFATEQQLHQFSDKFKEVKDAARLSREKSQDKELAHTALTIAAPQFSQDLADELQSPPVMCVNGPEDKLFRSQSADITLSSEKERIKKMLSEGSICEMNLEAELFTLQDSNSKLVAALHEANANVEQWKKQLAAYQEETERLREQVSELETHGSHGPSDLLKDELTQSLEELEALLKAKDEEIHILQSKKADYHEMEHDRNEAMHRLRDMEMRNSDLERRIQNTEQNLGNSLEDRDRMDTEIQRAIEILDIKIFDLNDLRQSLVKLIDK; the protein is encoded by the exons ATGTTTCCTCACCACAGAGAAAG ggaGCAGCCGATCTTCAGCGCCCGGGCCCATGTTTTCCAAATCGACCCCACCACCAAGAGGAACTGGATCCCCGCCAGCAAACATGCCGTCAGCGTGTCCTTCTTCTACGACGCCAACCGGAACGTCTACCGCATCATCAGCGTGGGCGGGACCAAG GCAATCATCAACTGCACCATTACACCCAGCATGACGTTCACCAAGACATCCCAGAAGTTTGGGCAGTGGGCTGACAGCAGAGCCAACACTGTGTATGGTCTGGGTTTCGCTACAGAGCAACAGCTGCACCAG TTCTCCGATAAGTTTAAGGAGGTGAAAgatgcagctcggctctctcgTGAAAAGTCGCAGGATAAAGAACTGGCCCACACAGCACTGACCATCGCTGCTCCTCAG TTCTCACAG GACCTCGCGGACGAACTCCAGTCTCCACCTGTGATGTGTGTGAACGGACCCGAGGACAAACTGTTCCGCAGCCAGAGCGCCGACATCACCCTGTCCTCTGAGAAAGAGCGTATCAAAAAGATGCTCTCTGAAGG gTCTATTTGTGAGATGAACCTGGAGGCTGAGCTCTTCACTCTGCAGGACAGCAACTCCAAGCTGGTGGCAGCTTTGCACGAGGCTAATGCTAACGTGGAGCAGTGGAAGAAGCAGCTGGCGGCGTATCAGGAGGAGACGGAGCGGCTGCGAGAACAG GTGTCTGAACTGGAGACCCATGGGAGCCACGGCCCCAGTGACCTGCTGAAGGACGAGCTGACCCAGTCTctagaggagctggaggcgcTGCTGAAAGCCAAAGATGAG GAGATCCACATCTTACAGAGCAAGAAGGCTGACTACCATGAAATGGAGCATGATAGAAATGAGGCCATGCACAGACTACGG GATATGGAGATGCGTAATTCAGATTTGGAGCGGCGCATCCAGAACACAGAGCAGAACCTGGGGAACTCTCTGGAGGATCGGGATCGCATGGACACTGAGATCCAGAGAGCCATAGAGATTCTGGACATCAAGATCTTTGACCTTAACGACCTCCGCCAGAGCCTGGTCAAACTCATTgacaaataa
- the LOC128454064 gene encoding regulator of nonsense transcripts 1, producing the protein MSVEAYGPSSQTLTFLDTEEAELLGADTQGSEYDFTDFTLPSQTQTQGQTQSQLDGQVNGPDGILQNGDDPVLKAGQLLAELNFEEDEEDTYYTKDLPVHACSYCGIHDPACVVYCNTSKKWFCNGRGNTSGSHIVNHLVRAKSKEVTLHKDGPLGETVLECYNCGCRNVFLLGFIPAKADSVVVLLCRQPCASQSSLKDINWDSSQWQPLIQDRCFLSWLVKIPSEQEQLRARQITAQQINKLEELWKENPTATLEDLEKPGVDEEPQHVLLRYEDAYQYQNIFGPLVKLEADYDKKLKESQTQDNITVRWDLGLNKKRIAYFTLPKTDSDMRLMQGDEICLRYKGDLAPPWKGIGHVIKVPDNYGDEIAIELRSSAGAPVEIPHNFQVDFVWKSTSFDRMQSALKTFAVDETSVSGYIYHKLLGHEVEDVVIKCQLPKRFTAQGLPDLNHSQVYAVKTVLQRPLSLIQGPPGTGKTVTSATVVYHLAGQGNGPVLVCAPSNIAVDQLTEKIHQTGLKVVRLCAKSREAIDSPVSFLALHNQTRNMDSMPELQKLQQLKDETGELSSSDEKRYRALRRTAERELLMNADVICCTCVGAGDPRLAKMQFRSILIDESTQATEPECMVPVVLGAKQLILVGDHCQLGPVVMCKKAAKAGLSQSLFERLVVLGIRPIRLQVQYRMHPALSAFPSNIFYEGSLQNGVTAADRVKKGFDFQWPQPDKPMFFYVTQGQEEIASSGTSYLNRTEAANVEKITTRLLKAGAKPDQIGIITPYEGQRSYLVQYMQFSGSLHTKLYQEVEIASVDAFQGREKDFIILSCVRANEHQGIGFLNDPRRLNVALTRARYGVIIVGNPKALSKQPLWNHLLNYYKEQKVLVEGPLNNLRESLMQFSKPRKLVNTINPGGRFMSTAMYDAREALIPGSVYDRSTNGRMSNMYFQTHDQIGMIGTGSNTMTSMNIPIPFNLVMPPIPPSGYMGQANGPTGGRGGGMKGRAGSGGGGGGGTRGGRQRNRGNMGNHSGGNGGADRGHGGHMSSSQVSQDLGSQSFSQGPLTQGYINMSQPSQMSQPGLSQPELSQDSYLGDEFKSQIDVALSQDSTYQGERAYQHGGVTGLSQY; encoded by the exons ATGAGTGTGGAGGCGTACGGGCCGAGCTCCCAGACCCTGACGTTCCTGGACACGGAGGAAGCGGAGTTGCTGGGAGCGGACACCCAAGGCTCCGAGTACGACTTCACCGATTTCACCCTGCCGAGCCAGACCCAGACCCAAGGCCAGACCCAGAGTCAGCTCGACGGACAG GTTAATGGTCCTGATGGGATCCTGCAGAATGGAGACGACCCTGTGTTGAAAGCCGGTCAGCTGCTGGCAGAGCTGAActttgaggaagatgaggaggatacCTACTACACCAAGGACCTTCCTGTTCATGCCTGCAG TTACTGTGGGATTCATGATCCAGCCTGTGTGGTTTACTGCAACACCAGCAAGAAGTGGTTCTGTAATGGCCGTGGAAACACATCCGGCAG CCACATTGTAAACCACCTGGTGAGAGCAAAGTCCAAGGAGGTGACCCTGCATAAAGATGGACCTCTAGGGGAAACGGTACTGGAGTGTTACAACTGTGGCTGTCGCAATGTCTTCCTGCTGGGCTTCATCCCCGCCAAGGCTGATTCAGTAGTTGTGTTGCTGTGCAG GCAGCCATGTGCCAGCCAGAGCAGCCTGAAAGACATCAACTGGGACAGCTCACAGTGGCAGCCTCTCATCCAGGACCGCTGCTTCCTGTCCTGGCTCGTCAAAATCCCGTCAGAGCAGGAGCAGCTCAGGGCCCGTCAGATCACCGCCCAGCAGATCAACAAGCTGGAGGAACTCTGGAAG GAAAATCCCACGGCGACCCTGGAGGACCTGGAGAAGCCAGGTGTGGATGAGGAGCCGCAGCACGTCCTGCTCCGCTATGAGGACGCTTATCAGTACCAGAACATCTTTGGGCCTCTAGTGAAGCTGGAGGCTGACTATGACAAGAAACTCAAAGAGTCACAG ACTCAAGACAACATTACAGTCAGATGGGACTTGGGACTGAATAAAAAGAGAATTGCATATTTCACTCTTCCGAAGACAGACTCAG ATATGCGACTGATGCAGGGAGATGAAATTTGCCTGAGGTACAAGGGAGATCTGGCTCCTCCATGGAAAGGCATTGGACACGTCATCAAAGTCCCTGATA ACTATGGTGATGAGATCGCCATTGAGTTAAGAAGCAGTGCCGGGGCTCCTGTGGAGATCCCACACAACTTCCAGGTCGACTTTGTGTGGAAGTCAACTTCCTTTGACAG GATGCAGAGTGCACTGAAGACGTTTGCTGTGGATGAGACTTCAGTGTCTGGTTACATCTACCACAAACTGCTGGGACACGAGGTAGAAGATGTGGTCATCAAGTGTCAGCTGCCCAAACGCTTCACCGCTCAAGGCCTGCCTGATCTCAACCACTCCCAG GTGTATGCTGTGAAGACAGTGCTGCAGCGCCCCCTCAGTCTGATCCAGGGACCTCCCGGCACAGGGAAGACAGTAACCTCTGCCACCGTTGTCTACCACCTGGCTGGACAGGGTAATGG gcCAGTGCTAGTATGTGCTCCAAGTAACATTGCTGTTGACCAGCTGACAGAGAAGATCCACCAGACAGGACTCAAGGTGGTGAGGCTGTGTGCCAAGAGCAGAGAAGCCATTGACTCGCCTGTCTCCTTCCTGGCTTTGCACAACCAGACCCGCAACATGGACAG TATGCCAGAGCTTCAGAAGCTGCAACAGCTGAAGGATGAAACTGGTGAGCTGTCATCCTCAGATGAGAAGCGCTACCGAGCTCTGAGACGTACCGCTGAGAGGGAGCTGCTTATg aatGCTGATGTGATTTGTTGTACCTGCGTTGGGGCGGGGGATCCTCGTCTGGCTAAGATGCAGTTCCGCTCGATCCTGATCGATGAGAGCACCCAGGCCACTGAACCAGAGTGCATGGTGCCTGTCGTCCTGGGGGCCAAGCAG TTGATTTTGGTGGGGGATCACTGCCAGCTGGGTCCTGTGGTGATGTGTAAGAAGGCAGCAAAAGCAGGTCTGTCCCAGTCTCTGTTTGAGCGTCTGGTAGTTCTGGGGATCCGACCAATTCGTCTGCAGGTCCAGTATCGCATGCACCCGGCCCTCAGTGCCTTCCCCTCTAACATCTTCTATGAAGGCTCTCTGCAGAACGGAGTCACTGCTG CGGACCGTGTGAAGAAAGGCTTTGACTTTCAGTGGCCGCAGCCTGACAAGCCGATGTTCTTTTACGTCACACAAGGCCAAGAGGAGATTGCCAGCTCCGGAACATCATATCTGAACAG GACAGAGGCAGCCAACGTGGAGAAAATAACCACGAGGTTGCTGAAGGCTGGAGCAAAACCTGATCAGATTGGCATCATTACTCCGTATGAGGGCCAGAGGTCCTACCTGGTCCAATACATGCAGTTCAGTGGCTCCCTCCATACCAAGCTCTATCAG GAGGTGGAGATAGCCAGTGTGGACGCGTTTCAAGGCAGAGAGAAAGACTTCATCATCCTGTCCTGTGTGAGAGCCAATGAGCACCAAGGCATTGGCTTCCTTAATGATCCCAGACGTCTAAATGTGGCACTCACCAGAGCCAG GTATGGTGTGATCATTGTGGGAAACCCCAAGGCCCTGTCCAAGCAGCCCCTGTGGAACCACCTGCTGAACTACTACAAGGAGCAGAAGGTCCTGGTTGAAGGCCCCCTCAACAACCTGAGGGAGAGCCTCATGCAGTTCAGCAAGCCACGGAAGCTGGTCAACACCATCAACCCT gggGGTAGATTTATGAGCACAGCCATGTATGATGCCAGGGAGGCACTCATTCCTGGATCTGTTTATGACCGCAGCACCAATG GACGCATGTCCAACATGTATTTTCAGACCCATGACCAGATCGGTATGATTGGCACAGGATCCAATACCATGACATCAATGAATATCCCTATCCCCTTCAACCTGGTGATGCCCCCTATACCGCCCTCTGGATACATGGGGCAGGCCAATGGGCCCACAGGAG GTCGTGGTGGAGGTATGAAGGGGAGGGCAGGGAGCGGAGGTGGAGGCGGAGGCGGGACTCGAGGTGGCCGTCAACGAAACCGTGGCAACATGGGAAACCACAGTGGAGGGAATGGAGGAGCGGACCGTGGGCATGGAGGACATATGAGCAGCAGCCAGGTCAGTCAGGACCTGGGCTCCCAGTCCTTCTCTCAGGGTCCTCTGACGCAGGGCTACATCAACATGAGCCAGCCGTCACAGATGAGTCAGCCCGGGCTCTCACAGCCTGAACTCTCCCAG GACAGCTACCTAGGAGACGAGTTCAAGTCCCAGATTGATGTGGCTCTGTCCCAGGACTCCACCTACCAGGGGGAGCGGGCCTACCAACACGGTGGTGTGACTGGACTGTCCCAGTACTAG
- the LOC128454065 gene encoding pyroglutamyl-peptidase 1 — protein MANKKKVIVTGFEPFGEHAVNSSWVAVQALERLGLGEAVELHVCEVPVEYQAVQSLLPSLWRERQPQLVVHVGVSGLATTVTLEQCGHNRGYKRLDNCSFCPSSQCCMEDGPDCISSVLDMETVCKRVNNSDIRVAVSVSKDAGRYLCDYTYYTSLYLGQGHAAFVHVPPLGKPYSSQDLGRALQAVVQEMLNLLELDHTEEETHKHNHHCNHKHQHQHEHQ, from the exons ATGGCCAATAAGAAGAAGGTAATAGTGACAG GTTTTGAGCCTTTTGGAGAGCATGCAGTCAACTCCAGCTGGGTGGCAGTGCAG GCGCTGGAGCGATTGGGTCTGGGTGAGGCCGtagagctgcatgtgtgtgaggtgCCTGTCGAATACCAGGCTGTTCAGAGTCTGCTGCCGTCACTGTGGAGAGAGCGCCAACCACAG TTAGTCGTCCACGTTGGTGTTTCTGGATTGGCGACCACGGTCACTCTAGAGCAGTGCGGCCACAACCGGGGCTACAAACGCCTGgacaactgcagcttctgcccGTCCTCACAGTGCTGCATGGAGGACGGCCCCGACTGCATAAGCTCAGTGTTGGACATGGAGACAGTCTGCAAACGGGTCAACAACTCAGACATCAGGGTGGCTGTGTCAGTTTCCAAAGATGCTGGAAG GTATCTGTGTGACTACACCTACTACACATCTCTGTACCTAGGGCAGGGCCATGCTGCCTTTGTCCACGTGCCTCCGCTAGGGAAACCCTACAGCAGCCAGGACCTAGGTCGAGCCCTTCAGGCCGTCGTACAGGAGATGCTGAACCTGCTGGAGCTGGACCatacagaggaggagacacacaaacacaatcatcacTGCAATCACAAGCATCAACACCAGCATGAGCACCAATGA
- the LOC128454066 gene encoding transcription factor JunD, with product METTLYPGSDHTPRVSGNYSQRTMMKKEINLNLDQNPELKSNPLRDADGLLNSPDLGLLKLTSPDLERLIIQSNGLVAASANPASQFLYPKSASDEQEFAEGFVKALEDLHKQNQLSEAGCVSVDRLELLASSNAVGAAGLQNSDLPVYTTLNGYAASPLGGTTINYSTDTIPFPPPPSHLSSAAHQHAAAVAALSRLQSSGGVKDEPQTVPDMSSFGDSPPLSPIDMDNQERIKAERKKLRNRIAASKCRKRKLERISRLEDKVKSLKTQNTELASTASVLREQVAQLKQKVMNHVSSGCQLLPNQVQAY from the coding sequence ATGGAAACGACCCTCTACCCAGGCTCCGATCACACTCCCAGGGTCTCCGGCAACTACTCCCAGAGAACCATGATGAAGAAGGAAATCAACCtgaacctggaccagaacccCGAGCTCAAATCCAACCCGCTCCGAGACGCAGACGGACTCCTCAACTCACCGGATCTGGGACTCCTGAAGCTCACCTCCCCGGACCTGGAGCGCCTGATCATCCAGTCCAACGGGCTGGTCGCGGCCAGTGCCAACCCCGCGTCCCAGTTCCTCTACCCGAAGTCCGCCAGCGACGAGCAGGAGTTCGCGGAGGGCTTCGTCAAGGCGCTGGAGGACCTGCACAAGCAGAACCAGCTGAGCGAGGCGGGCTGCGTCTCCGTGGACAGGCTGGAGCTGCTCGCCTCCTCCAACGCGGTGGGCGCCGCCGGGCTCCAGAACTCGGACCTCCCCGTGTACACCACGTTGAACGGCTACGCTGCCAGTCCGCTCGGGGGCACCACCATCAACTACTCCACGGACACCATCCCCTTCCCTCCGCCGCCGTCCCATCTGAGCAGCGCGGCGCATCAACACGCGGCGGCCGTGGCGGCTCTGTCGCGACTCCAGTCCTCCGGCGGAGTGAAGGACGAGCCTCAGACGGTGCCGGACATGTCGAGCTTCGGGGACAGCCCGCCGCTGTCTCCCATCGACATGGACAACCAGGAGCGCATCAAGGCGGAGAGGAAGAAGCTGCGGAACCGGATAGCCGCCTCCAAGTGCCGCAAGAGAAAGCTGGAGCGGATCTCTCGGCTGGAGGACAAGGTCAAGTCCCTGAAAACGCAGAACACTGAGCTGGCGTCCACAGCCAGTGTCCTCAGGGAGCAAGTGGCCCAGCTGAAGCAGAAGGTGATGAACCATGTCAGCAGTGGGTGCCAGCTTTTACCAAACCAGGTCCAGGCTTACTAG
- the LOC128454067 gene encoding ras-related protein Rab-3A, protein MASANATYGQKESSDQNFDYMFKILIIGNSSVGKTSFLFRYADDSFTPAFVSTVGIDFKVKTIYRNDKRIKLQIWDTAGQERYRTITTAYYRGAMGFILMYDITNEESFNAVQDWSTQIKTYSWDNAQVLLVGNKCDMDDERVVAAERGRQLSEQLGFEYFEVSAKDNVNVKQTFERLVDIICERMSESLDNNDPSVTGNKQGPQLSEQPQRSSQDCAC, encoded by the exons ATGGCGTCTGCAAATGCCACATATGGACAGAAGGAGTCCTCAGACCAGAACTTTGATTACATGTTTAAAATCCTCATCATTGGCAACAGCAGCGTTGGAAAGACGTCCTTTCTTTTCCGCTACGCAGATGATTCATTCACACCAGCCTTCGTGAGCACGGTGGGCATCGACTTCAAGGTCAAGACCATCTACAGGAACGACAAGAGGATAAAGCTGCAGATCTGG GACACTGCTGGACAGGAGCGCTACAGGACGATCACCACAGCTTATTACAGGGGAGCCATGGGCTTCATCCTCATGTATGACATCACCAACGAGGAATCCTTCAACGCTGTGCAAGACTG GTCGACTCAGATCAAGACATACTCATGGGACAATGCTCAGGTGCTCCTGGTGGGGAACAAGTGTGACATGGATGATGAACGGGTGGTGGCTGCAGAGAGGGGCCGGCAGCTGTCAGAGCAGCTCG GTTTCGAGTACTTTGAAGTGAGCGCCAAAGACAACGTAAACGTGAAGCAGACCTTCGAGCGGCTGGTGGACATCATCTGTGAGAGGATGTCAGAGAGTCTGGACAACAACGACCCGTCTGTCACTGGAAATAAACAGGGGCCGCAGCTCAGCGAGCAGCCCCAGAGGTCCAGTCAGGATTGTGCTTGctaa